Genomic DNA from Thiosocius teredinicola:
ACATCCTCGTTGTCCGACACCCCGACGGATGAACAACACTCGAACATCGCCACCGGAGCCCCGCCCATGTCAGGCCCGCTGCAAAATCGTACTCAGGCGCTGCAACAGCTGCGGCAGGTCGCCGACTTCTTCCGCCGCACCGAACCCCACAGCCCGGTGGCCTACCTCGCGGACAAGGCGGCACAATGGGGCGAAATGAGCTTGCACGAGTGGCTGAAGACCGTCGTCAAGGACGATGGCGCGCTTGCCCACGTCGAAGAATTGCTCGGCATTCCAGCACCTTACTCTTCCGACGACCAATACGGCTGATACCCGTCCCTCGCTCGGCAGGCCGGGGGAAGGCATGGGTCGCCCAAGCCGTAGAACCAACAACGAACGCCACTGTCTCACTAGTCGGGGTGGCTGACAGGCGCCACCCGCGTTACATTTGAGATTGATGAACGCAGACAGATTGGGGTGTTGACATGACGGCGACCCGTGGCAGATGCCTTGCACTGTTGATCCTGGTTGGCAGTCCCTTCGGCGCAGTCAATGCCGAAGCCCTGTATCGCTGGATCGACAGCGAAGGCCAACCGCACTTTGGTGATCAGCCGCCACCGGCGGGCGCTGAGCAAGTGCAACAATTGCCTCCTCCCCAGTTCGCGGCGCCCAACGTGCCGCCTGCGCAAAACCATTACTCGATCAATAATCAGCTCAGGCGCATGGAAGAGGCCAGGCTGGCGGAATCACGTGAACGCTGGCAGCGCGAACAGCAACGCCGGGAGTACGAACTTCGCCAACGCGAGCTCGAAGCGCGGGAGAATCCTCCCCCCGTCTCTTCTCCAACCCCGGTATACGCCTACCCGAGGTATCGCCCGAGTTGGCCTCAGCACCCGGCGTCGAGCTGGCCAAATCCGAATCAGCAGCCGCGTAGCCTGTGGAAGCCGGATGCGCCCGTGTATCAACCCTATTCGGGCAGACCGCACCACCATCGAAGCGTGCCGACTACCGGCAGTCGCATCGTCATCGATCTCGAGAAATGACTGCATCGCGCGGCCGGATCAGTCGCTATCGATTGACGAGGCCAGCTTCAAAGCTTGCGCTCTTACCGAAGAATTGACGCGGTACTGCAGACTACCGTGTGCGACTTCACCGATGAATGCCTGCGCCTCGCGCAATCCCCATTCGTTGTAGAGATCCCGCATGATACCGAGTGCCTCGCGCTTCTCGGCATCGCCTAATGACGCAAAGGAATCCTTCAATCGTTCAAAATCGGGCATTGCGTCGTCTTTCGTGAGGTAGTCGTAGCGCATCGCCGGCAGGGTTTTGTTCGTTGTCGGCTGTGCCGCCGGCGCCGATTGAGTCTTCTTCGACGTGTAGATCGTTGCCTCGTCTATCAGCGCCGAGCGCAGGGGCACGAGTTTGTAAGCACAAGCATTCTGCCAGCGCTTATTCGGCACAATCGCGTAGGCATAGCTGACTCGCCGCCGGTTCAATTCAACCAGGATGGACGCAAGCTCCGGCTCAGAAACCTGGGCGGTCAACAGATGTGCTTCTCCTGCCTTCGCCGGCGCCACCTCCGTCGAACAGGACCGATCACGAACAAGCTGCGTGACCAAACGTCCGGCTTGCGGGTCAAGCGAGGCTGGCATTTCGACACACAATGGACGCACACCAGTTTGTTCGCATTGCGCCTGAGCTGCTGACGCGTTTGCAAGCAGCAGTGAGGTTGCCAGTAACCTGCAGATGACGCGACAACATGCGGGCGCAATACGGCGATCAACGCATGCCATCGGCACGCTCCTGCCCGGGACGAATCAGGAACATCGTGACGCTCGCGCGCACATGGTCACCGGCGGCGGGATGAATCTTCGAGATCATGTGTGGATTGCCGGTCTTCATGACGACCAGTCGGTTGGGTTTGGGCATCACATAGAAACCCATGCCGGCGGACATCAATGCCTCGTTGACCTCTGCATTGTCCAGGTGCCCTGAGAGCTGCACCAATCCTTTGCCCATGACCTCTTTCGGCGAGATCATCGACGGTCCGTTGCGCTCGGGTATCTCGCGCGCCGAAGGATGTGCGATAAACAACTCACCGCCCCACTGCACATTCCAGCTCTTGTGTGAGTAATAGGTGCAACTGCCCGTGACGACCGCGGGGGTATCGCGATGCCAGTAAAGGCTGCTTCCCCGCTCGTACAGGCGTGGCGCTGCAGCCAAGGTGCGCCAATCCTTACCTTCTTTGCCGACCAGCTTCTCGTACAACTCGCCGCTGCGGCTGAACTGCTGGATCAGCAGGTCGATCCCGGTGCCTGTTGGAAAGGCGAAGGCACCAGGATCAGAATCGGCAACCTGCTTCGCGACCGAACCATAGTAGATGTCCGGGCCACGCATCACGCGACCATCGTCCAGGCGCCAGGCGCCGTATAGCCCGCGGATATCGTTGGGAAAGAATGGCGCCACGTGGAACCAGCGCCACATCTGTTCAAACTGCTCACTCGGCAGAAAGTCGTCTACGACCATGAATTGGTCATTCTCGAAGAATATGTTCATGTTGTCTTTCGGCAGTAAATGTCACGCACTGCGATGACTGGAAAACTCGACCGTGTAACCCCAGGTATCGAGGCGATCCGGTATGGCGTTCAACGCAATGGTGATACGGCGATCACCCTGGTTGACGGGTACCTCGTGCAGCATGTAGCTCGGGAACAGAACCAGGTCTCCGGGCTGCGGTTCGGGCGAGACCCACTTTGTGCCATTGAACTGCCCCATCTCGGCCTTTGCGTTCTCATTGCTGAAGATGAACTGCTGGCCTCCTATCGCACGGTGGAAGACCGTTCTGGCGGATGGATGACAGCTCGTCAGGTACACAACGCCCGAGATGAAACTGTTGGCATGGGTGTGCAGTGCCTGGTGCCCGCCCGGCTCCAGCACGTTGGTCCATATTTCTTTGACCGACCATTTCAATGCCTCGCCGAACAACAGCTCGCCGAACTGCGACAGGAACGGCAGCGCGCGTTCATTGACTTGCTGATAAGGACCGGAGGAGTCTGGGTTGACTATATCGGTATGCCGCAACAGGTCGGACTTGGCATTGCGCTGTTGGTCTTGCGACAGTATGTGGTCGATACAGGCGTCGACCAGCGCTTTATCCAGGAGCCCCGGCACGCGCATGAACGGTGTCGGAAACAGCGCTTTGATGTCAAAATCGCTCATTCCTTCTTATCTCCGTCTGCGTTCAAAACGATGCGCTTGGCAAACGGTTTCGGCCAGGGCTTGAGCCCGGCATCCAGGCGCGTCGCTTCGTGATCACCATCGGTATCCACGGTCACGATGGCCCGCTTCACGTGAGCACGATACTCATCCACGCTGATCTGCCCATCGCGGTTGGCATCCGCGTTGTCGAACAAAGCCTGCCCCCCGTCCGCAGCCAAAGCCCGGTGGCTCATGGCGTACTCTTTCGGACTGAGCGAGCGCGACCGGTCGTTGTCGATCGGGTGCCAAAGCTGGGCGATATGGTCGTCAACCTCGGATGGTTCTACGGTCCCGTCGAGGTCGCAATCGAGTCGATTGAACAAAAGGTTGACGACGGCCTTGGCGTGCTCTCGCTGCAACGGCTGTTCGGCCCTCGCCGATGCCGTCGCAAGCAAAGCGCAGCCCAGCAACAAAGTAAAAAACGACAGTTTCATCAATATCAACCACACATAAGCTAAACGAACGAAGCCTCCGGCGTCGGCCGGAGGCTTATCAGGACATCGGAGGTGCGCGTCCCTGCACACCCGGTCCGATGTGATGGACTACACGCCGGCAGTATCAGCCGCGACCATGCGTCTTGCCGTGCTTTCCATGATGCTTGCCGTGGTGTTTATCGTTCTTGGCATGGTGACCTCTACGCCCCTCGACCTCGACGAAGATCGGGTTGCTGTAGAACCAGATATCACCCCAGGCTTCGACGTCTTTGTCCATCTTGCCGTCGATGTGCGGCGGGCAAAGCGGATCAGAGCAAGCGATGTTGCCGCGCAGATAGTCGGCGAGTGGGTTGCCATCCATATCACGTGCGTTCGGCGTGTTTGGCGGCAGGTTGGAACCACGTGCGCGCACGTAACTGTCGTCGTAAGCACGGAAGCTGTAGACCATCTTCTTGACGGGACCGCGACCCCAATCGTACTTGTTCCAATGCTGGGCGATGCGCGTGGTGGCCGGTGCCTGCGGGTTGTAGTACTCGGCATCGGTCGGCTCGACCGGACCGGTTACCCGACCCTTGATCAACTCGACATGTGCGAGTTCCGGCTCGTTCATCGGCTGCTCAACACCGATCTGCATCAATGCAGGGTTGTTGAACTTATAGGGGCTGCTGTTCTCACCCTTCGGATCGCGCACGTTCAGGAAGACCTTGACGACCGCACCCTTGCGCACCTTCAGCGTCTCGCCCATCGTGGCGCACTTGCCGCCGCTACAGGCAACGAACTTCATCTTGTCGATCAGCTGACCCTGAACAACGAAGGTGTTACCCGAACGCAGCGCGTCGACGACATCCTGAGCCGGATTTTCCGGGTTGCTGTCGACCACACGAGTGTAGTTGTCCTGGTACTCGCCCGGCCAGAAGTCGTTGTCGGATTCGAAATCCAATGGACCGAACGAACCACGGTTATGCCAGTCGGAAGAACCGAAGAACCAGAAACGGCGGCCTTCGCTCAGCAAGGCGTCCCACATGGTGTGGACACCCGGACGACTGAGTACAGTACGCGGCACATTGCTGCAGTTCACGCCCTCGAGCTGGCACTGCGGCGTGGTGGCCGGATCGATCGGATTGCCGTCGAAGTCGAGACCGGGCTTGGACACCTCTGCAGCTGCATAGGCCCCGGTACCGCCGTAGGTCCAGAAACCTGCGGTCGGGCGGCTGGCCGAGTACGAGCCACGGTTCGACTGCGCCTGGTGACCGGGCTGTGACTCGAAACCGATCGAAGCCTGCGGTACCAGCGTGTTGATGTCGCGCATGTGCTCGACGTTCCAGCCGCGGTTTTCGTCCGGCAGATAGGCACCCTGACGTTCGACGTGCGCCTGGGCAAAAAAGCCCTCACCCGGAAACTTCTCTTCCATCCACAAGATGGCCGCAGCCGCCTTGACGTGCTCACCGTCGTCCGAGATGTTGATACCGTCGACCAGGGTCGAGTTGTAATCAGCGATGCCTTCTTCAGGACGACCAGTGAACAGCTCTTTCAGCTTCTCGTTGTTTTCGTTCGAGATCTCGCAGGTCCAGCCCTGACCGCCGCCCTGACTGGTGTCGTCGGAGTTACGCGCAAAGCAGTATTCGAACTGTGCGAGTGCATCCGAACGCGGCGTGTCTTCGTACTGGCCGGTGATGATCGAGTTTGACGCATGCTCGTGACCGGGTACGACCCACTCCAAACCCAGGAACGCCACCTTGTTGTCGTTGCCGGGGTAATTGCGCTCATCGACGATGCCGCCCAGGTTGAATTCCTGCAGCGACTGCCAGCGCCACATGTCCTGCACGGTCTGCGTCGACTCGGTACCGTCGTAGCTCTTCATCGTGAAGGTGCGCAGGCGCTCGTCACCCTTGATCTCTTCCGGCTGGAGGGTGTTGGTCCACAGACCGACGCTCGAACCACCGCCTTGGGCATGATAGAGAAAGTCGGATACGCGGCAATCGCGCGGACCGCGACCCGAGTGACCGACATGGATGAACCAATCGTGACGCGCGAGTGCCTCGCGGGTCAGCGTACGTACCGACGTCGATCCGTCGGAACAGGTCGTATGGTTATGAAAGTCACCGGCACGGTATTCGCCATCGCGGTTGATGTCGAAGGCACGGTTTTCGCGTGCATCCTTGTTACCGGCGACGGCGCCCGTCGTCGCCGTCAATGCGGCAACGACCGCCGTAGCAAGTATCTTGCGCTTATGCATCTGCATGTCTTGGAGTCTCCACCTGGCTGCATTATTCGATTTGGGTGGACGCCAACACGGCGCCCAATAGAAGCGAACACAAGAGCGCCTGTCACACTCGGCGTGCTTCAGGCAAGGTCACGCTAATGTGAATTGGTGACATTTGCAGTTAGAAGCGGTGAAGCTTTTACGGCAGGTATGTGACACGTCGCAGACCGGACCAAAGCGACAGACAGGCAGCAAAAAGCAATGCCCCCGTGGTTGAACAGACGCAAGACCGTCATCAATCTGTCATTCCGGGGTGATTCACTGCTGCGGCCGAGCCCGTCCGATCTCTAACAAAAAAGCCGTACGCCATGAATCTCTTGAAACAGCCGCTGGTCCAGTTCTTGTTGCTCGGAGCACTGATCTTCGGGCTTGAGAAAGCATTGGTGGCCGATGAGTCCGACCCGCGCAAAATACTGATCGACGACGCACGCTATGCCGAGATCGCCGGTATCTACCGCGACAACCAGGGGCGTGATCCCAGTGAAGACGAAATGGCCGATCTGGTGGTGACCTGGGCGCAGAACGAGGTGCTGTACCGCGAAGCCAGCCTGATGGGGCTGGACAAGGGCGACGAGATGATCCGCCAGCGCCTGATCCTCAAGCTGCGCAATGTACTGTTCAATCGCCTGGTCGCCGACGCACCCAGCGAACAACAGTTGCGCGGCTGGTTCGAACAGCACCGGGATCGCTACGACCGGCCGGATACTTTCGATTTCGAGCAGTTCAAGATCGGCGACGACGCGTCTGCCGAACAAACCGCGCGCACGCTGGTCAATGAACTCGACACGCAGGATCCTGGCGCGCAATGGCTGGATCAGATTCGTCGCTACCAGCGCCGCCCGGCGAGCAACATCGCGCTGGTGTTCGGCGACAGCGACGCAGCAAGCCTGATCGATGCCGCCGATAGACGCTGGCATGCCGTGCGCTCGCCCGCCGGCTGGCACCTGGCACGCGTGACTGCCCGGCATGCCGGCAAAAAAGCCGATTTCGATGTTGTTCGCAGCCGCGTTGGAGAAGACTGGAAGTCTCAGGCAATGCAGGCCGAACTGTCGGTCGCGCTGCACGATATCGCGCAACGCTACGATGTACGCATCGAGCTGAGCGCCCCGCCGGAAAACTGGGATGCTGCGCGTATCGAGGAAGAGCGCCTGGCGATGCGCTCTGCGCAATGATGTCGGACGCTCGTTTGCACATCGCGATCATATTGCTGGCCGCCTTGTTACTGCCGAATGTGTGCTGGTCGCATGAAACGCCGATCGCGCTGTTGGAAGTTCGCGAAACGCCCAACGGTAGCTACCTCGCCCACTGGACCTATTCATCGTCGACCAACATGCAGCCGCCCACTGCCGTGTTCCCGGCACATTGCTCGTTCGATGAACCGCGATTGGATTGTGGTGAGCGCGGCCTGATCGGACAACTCAGTTTCGAGCGCTTGGGCAAGAGCTATTCGGCCGTGGTCGTACGCATTTCGCGGATAGATCAGGCGGCACAGAGCTTCACCCTGACCGGCGCCCAACCCAGCGTAGCCCTGACGCCCGATGGCAAGCTGCCGCTGTCGCAGGTCATGGCCAGTTACGTTCCGCTGGGCATCGAGCACATCCTGCTGGGAATCGATCACCTGTTATTCGTTCTGGGGCTGATGGTACTGGTAACGGGGGTGCGTTCACTGATCGAAACCATTACCGCCTTCACCATCGCACACAGCCTGACGCTTGCCGCGGCCACCTTCGGCTGGATCGGCGTGCCGGAGGCATCAGTGAACGCGGCCATCGCACTGAGCATCGTCATCGTTGCCGTGGAGATCCTGCGCGAACGACAGGGCGAACGCAGCCTGACCGGGCGTTTTCCGTGGGCCGTCGCATTCGGTTTCGGCCTGCTGCATGGCTTCGGCTTTGCAAGCGCCCTGACGGACATCGGCCTACCGCAAGAAAACGTGCCCGCCGCATTGCTGTTCTTCAACGTCGGCGTAGAAATCGGTCAGATCGGCTTTGTGCTGCTGGTGCTGGCACTGGTGTGGTCGCATCGCAGACTCAAAGCCTTGCTGCCGACCTGGTCGGAGAGTGTCGGTATCTACGCCATGGGCACGCTTGCGAGCTTCTGGTTCGTCGGCCGAATCTTCAACATGGTTATAACCAAGGTAGCGATCTGATGAAGTCTTGCCAAAGCCTGTTTAGTGCTCCCATCGCGTCGTCGGTCCCCGTCCGGTTCGCGCTGTTCGCCTTGCTGCTGTCGTCGGTGACAGCCAGTCATGCCCACACTGATGTCGGAGCGGCGAGCGGATTTCTCTCCGGCTTTCTCCACCCGGTGTTCGGCGTCGATCACCTGATCGCCATGGTCGCGGTCGGCCTGTGGGGCGCACAGCTTGGCAAGCCCGCCATCTGGATATTGCCGATCACCTTTCCGGCGGTCATGGCATTGGGTGCCCTGTTCGGTATCGCCGGTCTTCCACTGCCAGGTGTCGAGATCGGTATTGCAGCATCTGCCCTGATACTGGGCCTGATGGTGACCTTCGCGGCCAAGCCTGCGCTGTGGATCGCCGGACTTGTGGTCGCGGCATTCGCCCTATGGCACGGGCATGCGCACGGCACCGAGATTCCGGACGCGACCAATCCGCTGGCTTACGGGATCGGTTTCGTCGTGTCCACCGGTCTTCTTCATCTGGCCGGCATCATCATCGGCCTGCTGGTACGTTGGCCGGCCGGTGCGATCATGGTGCGCGCCTCCGGCTCCGCCATCGCGGCCCTTGGCGTGTATTTCCTCGGTGCCAATCTCGGTCTTCTGGCATGAAGACAACAGCGTGGGCCTGGTTGACGCCATTGATTCTCGTACCCGGCGCAGCCGACGCGCACTTGGTGTCGACCCGCTTCGGCGAGCTGTATAGCGGCCTGCTCCATCCCCTGACGGCGCTGCAGCATCTCGTACCCTGGATTGCACTCGCGTTACTTGGCGGACTGCAGGACACCCGTACCGCTCGCTGGGCACTGATCGCCTTTCCGATCAGTGTCGGCTGCGGCGTGGTTACGGCTGACCTAGCGCCCGGCGTGGCCTACGCGACCAGCGTCAATGCCGCCTCATTCGTCGTGTTGGGGCTGTTGGTTGCGATCAAAAAACGACTACCGCTGATCGAGTTCATGGCTTTGGCGGTCATCATCGGGATCACCCACGGCTACGCCAATGCAGCGACCGATGTGCAGGGGTTCGGCGCCTTGTTGTACGTCAGCGGCG
This window encodes:
- a CDS encoding EF-hand domain-containing protein: MKLSFFTLLLGCALLATASARAEQPLQREHAKAVVNLLFNRLDCDLDGTVEPSEVDDHIAQLWHPIDNDRSRSLSPKEYAMSHRALAADGGQALFDNADANRDGQISVDEYRAHVKRAIVTVDTDGDHEATRLDAGLKPWPKPFAKRIVLNADGDKKE
- a CDS encoding peptidylprolyl isomerase, producing the protein MNLLKQPLVQFLLLGALIFGLEKALVADESDPRKILIDDARYAEIAGIYRDNQGRDPSEDEMADLVVTWAQNEVLYREASLMGLDKGDEMIRQRLILKLRNVLFNRLVADAPSEQQLRGWFEQHRDRYDRPDTFDFEQFKIGDDASAEQTARTLVNELDTQDPGAQWLDQIRRYQRRPASNIALVFGDSDAASLIDAADRRWHAVRSPAGWHLARVTARHAGKKADFDVVRSRVGEDWKSQAMQAELSVALHDIAQRYDVRIELSAPPENWDAARIEEERLAMRSAQ
- a CDS encoding HupE/UreJ family protein; translation: MKSCQSLFSAPIASSVPVRFALFALLLSSVTASHAHTDVGAASGFLSGFLHPVFGVDHLIAMVAVGLWGAQLGKPAIWILPITFPAVMALGALFGIAGLPLPGVEIGIAASALILGLMVTFAAKPALWIAGLVVAAFALWHGHAHGTEIPDATNPLAYGIGFVVSTGLLHLAGIIIGLLVRWPAGAIMVRASGSAIAALGVYFLGANLGLLA
- a CDS encoding DUF4124 domain-containing protein gives rise to the protein MTATRGRCLALLILVGSPFGAVNAEALYRWIDSEGQPHFGDQPPPAGAEQVQQLPPPQFAAPNVPPAQNHYSINNQLRRMEEARLAESRERWQREQQRREYELRQRELEARENPPPVSSPTPVYAYPRYRPSWPQHPASSWPNPNQQPRSLWKPDAPVYQPYSGRPHHHRSVPTTGSRIVIDLEK
- a CDS encoding HupE/UreJ family protein; the protein is MMSDARLHIAIILLAALLLPNVCWSHETPIALLEVRETPNGSYLAHWTYSSSTNMQPPTAVFPAHCSFDEPRLDCGERGLIGQLSFERLGKSYSAVVVRISRIDQAAQSFTLTGAQPSVALTPDGKLPLSQVMASYVPLGIEHILLGIDHLLFVLGLMVLVTGVRSLIETITAFTIAHSLTLAAATFGWIGVPEASVNAAIALSIVIVAVEILRERQGERSLTGRFPWAVAFGFGLLHGFGFASALTDIGLPQENVPAALLFFNVGVEIGQIGFVLLVLALVWSHRRLKALLPTWSESVGIYAMGTLASFWFVGRIFNMVITKVAI
- a CDS encoding 2OG-Fe(II) oxygenase; translated protein: MNIFFENDQFMVVDDFLPSEQFEQMWRWFHVAPFFPNDIRGLYGAWRLDDGRVMRGPDIYYGSVAKQVADSDPGAFAFPTGTGIDLLIQQFSRSGELYEKLVGKEGKDWRTLAAAPRLYERGSSLYWHRDTPAVVTGSCTYYSHKSWNVQWGGELFIAHPSAREIPERNGPSMISPKEVMGKGLVQLSGHLDNAEVNEALMSAGMGFYVMPKPNRLVVMKTGNPHMISKIHPAAGDHVRASVTMFLIRPGQERADGMR
- a CDS encoding CehA/McbA family metallohydrolase domain-containing protein codes for the protein MQMHKRKILATAVVAALTATTGAVAGNKDARENRAFDINRDGEYRAGDFHNHTTCSDGSTSVRTLTREALARHDWFIHVGHSGRGPRDCRVSDFLYHAQGGGSSVGLWTNTLQPEEIKGDERLRTFTMKSYDGTESTQTVQDMWRWQSLQEFNLGGIVDERNYPGNDNKVAFLGLEWVVPGHEHASNSIITGQYEDTPRSDALAQFEYCFARNSDDTSQGGGQGWTCEISNENNEKLKELFTGRPEEGIADYNSTLVDGINISDDGEHVKAAAAILWMEEKFPGEGFFAQAHVERQGAYLPDENRGWNVEHMRDINTLVPQASIGFESQPGHQAQSNRGSYSASRPTAGFWTYGGTGAYAAAEVSKPGLDFDGNPIDPATTPQCQLEGVNCSNVPRTVLSRPGVHTMWDALLSEGRRFWFFGSSDWHNRGSFGPLDFESDNDFWPGEYQDNYTRVVDSNPENPAQDVVDALRSGNTFVVQGQLIDKMKFVACSGGKCATMGETLKVRKGAVVKVFLNVRDPKGENSSPYKFNNPALMQIGVEQPMNEPELAHVELIKGRVTGPVEPTDAEYYNPQAPATTRIAQHWNKYDWGRGPVKKMVYSFRAYDDSYVRARGSNLPPNTPNARDMDGNPLADYLRGNIACSDPLCPPHIDGKMDKDVEAWGDIWFYSNPIFVEVEGRRGHHAKNDKHHGKHHGKHGKTHGRG
- a CDS encoding HupE/UreJ family protein yields the protein MKTTAWAWLTPLILVPGAADAHLVSTRFGELYSGLLHPLTALQHLVPWIALALLGGLQDTRTARWALIAFPISVGCGVVTADLAPGVAYATSVNAASFVVLGLLVAIKKRLPLIEFMALAVIIGITHGYANAATDVQGFGALLYVSGVTLAAYLIITLGTASSHSLAGGPAWGSIAIRAVGSWIAAVGLIYAGFLATT
- a CDS encoding putative 2OG-Fe(II) oxygenase, encoding MSDFDIKALFPTPFMRVPGLLDKALVDACIDHILSQDQQRNAKSDLLRHTDIVNPDSSGPYQQVNERALPFLSQFGELLFGEALKWSVKEIWTNVLEPGGHQALHTHANSFISGVVYLTSCHPSARTVFHRAIGGQQFIFSNENAKAEMGQFNGTKWVSPEPQPGDLVLFPSYMLHEVPVNQGDRRITIALNAIPDRLDTWGYTVEFSSHRSA